Proteins encoded within one genomic window of Kibdelosporangium phytohabitans:
- a CDS encoding carbohydrate ABC transporter permease: MTTQIAPAAPDLEVQAPRRPARKKRDGRAAAFYLLPAGILLAALMAYPLFQLVQISLYDYNQPQASGAEPLEFIGVDNYIELFGDPQFWSVLVSTILFAAVCVVGSLLVGTGLAVLATRVRAVPRMLLFLAALGAWATPAMAGSYVWLFLFDANFGVVNEVLGMQGHSWTFERFSAFGLVAGEVIWCSFPFVMVTMYAGIKNISSEIIEAAQLDGATWRRTATQVILPILKPLLVIATIQSIIWDFKLFTQIYVMTNGGGVAGRNLVLNVYTYQKAFAGEEYGLGAAIGVVMTVLLMLITVVYLRTQRRSGWQP; this comes from the coding sequence ATGACGACGCAAATCGCCCCCGCGGCGCCGGACCTGGAGGTCCAGGCGCCGCGGCGGCCTGCCCGCAAGAAGCGCGACGGGCGGGCGGCGGCGTTCTACCTGCTGCCCGCCGGGATCCTGCTCGCGGCACTGATGGCCTACCCGCTGTTCCAACTCGTGCAGATCTCGTTGTACGACTACAACCAGCCGCAGGCCAGCGGCGCGGAACCGTTGGAGTTCATCGGGGTCGACAACTACATCGAGCTGTTCGGCGACCCGCAGTTCTGGTCGGTGCTGGTGTCCACGATCCTGTTCGCCGCGGTGTGCGTGGTCGGCAGCCTCCTGGTCGGCACAGGCCTCGCGGTGCTGGCCACGCGCGTCCGCGCGGTTCCCAGGATGCTGCTGTTCCTCGCCGCGCTGGGCGCGTGGGCGACACCGGCGATGGCCGGGTCGTACGTGTGGCTGTTCCTGTTCGACGCGAACTTCGGTGTGGTCAACGAGGTTCTCGGGATGCAGGGGCATTCGTGGACCTTCGAGCGGTTCTCCGCCTTCGGGCTGGTGGCGGGCGAGGTGATCTGGTGCTCGTTCCCGTTCGTGATGGTCACGATGTACGCGGGCATCAAGAACATCTCCTCGGAGATCATCGAGGCCGCGCAGCTGGACGGCGCCACGTGGCGGCGCACCGCGACGCAGGTGATCCTGCCGATCCTCAAGCCGCTGCTCGTGATCGCCACGATCCAGTCGATCATCTGGGACTTCAAGCTGTTCACCCAGATCTACGTGATGACCAACGGCGGCGGTGTCGCGGGACGCAACCTGGTGCTGAACGTCTACACGTACCAGAAGGCGTTCGCCGGTGAGGAATACGGCCTCGGCGCGGCGATCGGTGTCGTGATGACCGTGCTGCTGATGCTGATCACGGTGGTGTACCTGCGGACACAACGGAGGTCCGGATGGCAACCGTGA
- a CDS encoding lactonase family protein, translating to MTDLNRRRFLGAAGVGGLMLATGVPASAQGRAVSTVYIGSYTSWGNPPGPGFQVGTVDSATGKLTITRGVSGIPDPSWFAYSRDGRVVYTTIETDPGKVTALSITDPQRPRVLNTVNVNGAGPTHATVHGKYLLTANYSSGSVSVLSLQADGKVGRVTDVVTHSGSRAAHAHQVVSDPSGRWIVAVDLGTDSVYVYGIDNAGKLKLNQQLALAAGLGPRHLAFHPNGRFAYVLGELRSEVTVLAWDAAAGKFTAGQVISTLGGATPPENYPGEIQISPDGRFVYATNRGHDSLALFTVCETGKTLTFVSTTPTGGSWPRHFTFDPAGTRVYVSNQRAGTINVLPRDPRTGTLGGSVVTAKVNNVGIVSFK from the coding sequence GTGACGGATTTGAACAGGCGCCGGTTTCTCGGCGCGGCCGGAGTCGGTGGCCTCATGCTCGCCACCGGCGTACCGGCATCGGCTCAGGGGAGAGCAGTGTCCACTGTGTATATCGGGAGCTACACGAGCTGGGGCAACCCGCCCGGGCCGGGCTTCCAGGTCGGTACCGTCGACTCGGCGACCGGCAAGCTCACCATCACGCGCGGTGTCAGCGGGATCCCGGACCCGTCGTGGTTCGCGTACTCGCGTGACGGCCGGGTGGTGTACACGACCATCGAGACGGATCCGGGCAAGGTCACCGCGCTCAGCATCACCGACCCGCAGCGGCCGAGGGTGCTCAACACGGTGAACGTCAACGGAGCCGGGCCGACGCACGCCACCGTGCACGGCAAATACCTGCTGACAGCCAACTACTCCAGCGGCAGCGTCTCGGTGCTGTCGCTGCAGGCCGACGGCAAGGTCGGCAGGGTGACGGACGTCGTGACGCACTCCGGCAGCCGGGCCGCGCACGCGCACCAGGTCGTGAGTGACCCGAGTGGGCGGTGGATCGTCGCCGTCGACCTCGGCACGGACTCGGTGTACGTGTACGGCATCGACAACGCGGGCAAGCTGAAGCTCAACCAGCAGCTCGCCCTGGCCGCGGGTCTCGGCCCCCGGCACCTGGCGTTCCACCCGAACGGCCGGTTCGCCTACGTGCTCGGTGAGCTGCGGTCCGAGGTGACCGTGCTGGCCTGGGACGCGGCGGCCGGGAAGTTCACAGCCGGGCAGGTGATCAGCACGCTCGGTGGCGCGACACCGCCGGAGAACTACCCCGGCGAGATCCAGATCTCGCCGGACGGCAGGTTCGTGTACGCCACCAACCGCGGGCACGACAGCCTGGCCTTGTTCACGGTCTGCGAGACCGGCAAGACGCTCACGTTCGTGAGCACGACGCCGACTGGCGGCTCGTGGCCGCGGCACTTCACCTTCGACCCGGCCGGGACGAGGGTGTACGTGTCGAACCAGCGCGCGGGCACGATCAACGTGCTGCCTCGTGATCCCCGCACGGGCACGCTCGGTGGTTCAGTGGTCACAGCGAAGGTGAACAACGTCGGCATCGTGTCCTTCAAGTAG
- a CDS encoding IclR family transcriptional regulator, whose protein sequence is MSQSLDRALTLLDGLAEGPRTLDQLAEVIGVHKSTVLRLLRTLESHRFVQRDGVRYYRLGTALFDLAHRSLEDRDVRRSVEAALRDLNAQTGHTVHLASYEDGEVVYIDKFESRHQVRMYSRIGKRAALHCTAVAKILVAALPDERRREIAKGITYEKKTENTIITPEAYLTELATVAARGYAVDNSEHEDFIHCIAAPIRGARGEVLAAMSLSVPKVLLDLDGLLGLVPDLLRAAEKASVECGYHR, encoded by the coding sequence ATGAGCCAAAGTTTGGACAGGGCGCTCACCCTGCTGGACGGCCTCGCCGAAGGCCCGCGCACGCTCGACCAGCTCGCCGAGGTCATCGGCGTGCACAAGTCGACCGTCCTGCGGCTGCTGCGGACACTCGAGTCCCACCGGTTCGTGCAACGCGACGGTGTGCGCTACTACCGGCTTGGCACAGCCCTGTTCGACTTGGCGCACCGCTCGCTGGAGGACCGTGACGTCCGCCGCAGTGTCGAAGCCGCACTGCGGGACCTGAACGCGCAGACCGGTCACACCGTGCACCTGGCCTCCTACGAGGACGGCGAGGTCGTGTACATCGACAAGTTCGAGAGCCGCCACCAGGTCCGGATGTACTCCCGGATCGGCAAACGAGCGGCCCTGCACTGCACGGCGGTCGCCAAGATCCTCGTGGCAGCGCTGCCGGACGAACGCCGCCGGGAGATCGCCAAAGGCATCACGTACGAGAAGAAGACCGAGAACACGATCATCACGCCCGAGGCGTACCTCACCGAACTGGCGACCGTCGCCGCACGCGGGTACGCGGTCGACAACTCCGAGCACGAGGACTTCATCCACTGCATCGCCGCACCGATCCGCGGCGCACGCGGTGAGGTGCTCGCGGCGATGTCGTTGTCCGTGCCGAAGGTACTGTTGGATCTTGACGGGTTGCTGGGGCTCGTTCCCGATTTGTTGCGCGCGGCGGAGAAAGCGTCCGTCGAGTGCGGGTATCACCGATAG
- a CDS encoding amino acid deaminase, with the protein MVEPARMSLDAVNRLADERIDWRFKGMPDALFGKTVAEALATNPKLFTDGFVGPLVVLDNDAIEHNLGTMRRWCESRGLALSPHGKTTMAPQLFQRQLEAGCWAITTANASQLRVYRAFGLTRILLANQLVDQNALRWLARELDGNPDFEFYCWADSVRAVELMTEGLAGSQRQVNVFVEVGAPGGRTGARTAETAEAVADAIVASPVLKLVGTAGWEGSLAHAADSAGLNAIDDFLTQIRSVTVQLADKFEDPERVIVTVGGSAYFDHVADALTQPWPAGLNVFPLLRSGAYVTHDDGFYRENSPLGAHSRIDGTSSFRSALRAWAQVTSKPEENLALLTIGKRDASFDEGLPEPQLIRRDGRTLPLTGAVISSLNDQHAYLEPNGADVRVGDWIGLGLSHPCTVFDKWQLLPAVGADGETVVDFIRTYF; encoded by the coding sequence ATGGTCGAACCGGCGAGGATGAGTCTCGACGCGGTGAATCGGCTGGCCGACGAGCGGATCGACTGGCGCTTCAAGGGCATGCCGGACGCGCTGTTCGGCAAGACCGTGGCCGAGGCACTGGCCACGAACCCGAAGTTGTTCACCGACGGCTTCGTCGGCCCACTCGTGGTGCTCGACAACGATGCCATCGAACACAACCTGGGAACCATGCGCCGATGGTGCGAATCCCGCGGTCTCGCGTTGTCGCCGCACGGCAAGACGACGATGGCGCCGCAGCTGTTCCAGCGCCAGCTCGAAGCCGGGTGCTGGGCGATCACCACCGCAAACGCCAGCCAGCTGCGGGTGTACCGGGCGTTCGGCCTGACCCGGATCCTGCTGGCCAACCAGCTGGTCGACCAGAACGCGCTGCGCTGGCTCGCCCGCGAGCTCGACGGCAACCCCGATTTCGAGTTCTACTGCTGGGCCGACTCGGTCCGCGCGGTCGAGCTGATGACCGAAGGCCTCGCAGGCTCACAGCGTCAGGTCAACGTGTTCGTCGAGGTCGGCGCGCCCGGCGGCCGGACAGGCGCGCGCACGGCCGAGACGGCGGAAGCTGTCGCCGACGCGATCGTGGCCAGCCCGGTGCTCAAGCTCGTCGGCACCGCGGGCTGGGAAGGCTCGCTCGCGCACGCGGCGGACTCCGCTGGCCTCAACGCGATCGACGACTTCCTCACCCAGATCCGCTCGGTCACCGTCCAGCTGGCGGACAAGTTCGAGGACCCCGAGCGCGTGATCGTCACGGTTGGCGGCAGCGCGTACTTCGACCACGTCGCCGACGCCCTGACCCAGCCGTGGCCGGCGGGCCTGAACGTGTTCCCGTTGCTGCGCAGCGGCGCGTACGTCACGCACGACGACGGCTTCTACCGCGAGAACTCGCCGTTGGGCGCACATTCGCGGATCGACGGCACGTCGAGCTTCCGCAGCGCGCTGCGCGCGTGGGCGCAGGTCACGTCCAAGCCCGAGGAGAACCTCGCGCTGCTGACCATCGGCAAGCGGGACGCGTCCTTCGACGAGGGACTCCCCGAGCCGCAACTGATCCGCCGTGACGGCAGGACGTTGCCGCTGACCGGCGCGGTGATCAGCTCGCTGAACGACCAGCACGCGTACCTCGAACCCAATGGAGCCGACGTGCGGGTCGGCGACTGGATCGGGCTCGGCCTGTCGCACCCGTGCACGGTGTTCGACAAGTGGCAGCTGCTGCCCGCTGTCGGCGCCGACGGCGAGACCGTGGTCGACTTCATCCGAACTTACTTCTGA
- a CDS encoding extracellular solute-binding protein — protein MKIKGLLAAAAVGALVVACGPPQATNNQPQQNGNPGQPVGEMTGELKVWMFQEASNGPKEAAVNEAKQEFEAAHQGVKVTVEYLPVDGRAARFNGAFNDKNSSPDVAEFGNTDLAGYTASNGFADLTKDITAWPDSKDLIPSVLDTAKVKGKTYGIPWYTGTRALYYRTDVFTELGLQPPKTLAELTETARKIRQSKPDLYGIAVGGKYIYAAFPYIWANGGELAKQDGDKWTSGLTDPKARDGLKQYAELLKDDICPPAACAQLTGSQSVAQFAGGKAAMTIGGDFNRKAVEAGVVKGKYAVVPLPGKDAGSLAPPFAGGNLLGVFGASKKYTLSLEFIKLLGGKKYQQKMYTAMGNLPTFKDVQEQVASADKFVEPFVKAAQSGTKFVPATPAWTKIDAQNIIPTAIQQVATGGQSVDAATDAAAGEMNKAFGS, from the coding sequence ATGAAGATCAAAGGTTTGCTGGCTGCAGCCGCTGTGGGGGCGTTAGTAGTCGCATGTGGACCACCGCAGGCCACCAACAACCAGCCGCAGCAGAACGGGAACCCCGGCCAGCCGGTCGGCGAGATGACCGGTGAGCTGAAGGTGTGGATGTTCCAGGAGGCCAGCAACGGTCCGAAGGAAGCGGCGGTCAACGAGGCCAAGCAGGAGTTCGAGGCGGCACACCAGGGCGTCAAGGTGACCGTCGAGTACCTGCCGGTCGACGGCCGGGCGGCCCGGTTCAACGGCGCCTTCAACGACAAGAACTCCTCGCCCGACGTCGCGGAGTTCGGCAACACCGACCTGGCCGGCTACACCGCGTCCAACGGGTTCGCCGACCTGACCAAGGACATCACCGCCTGGCCGGACAGCAAGGACCTGATCCCGTCGGTGCTCGACACCGCGAAGGTCAAGGGCAAGACGTACGGCATCCCCTGGTACACCGGCACGCGCGCGTTGTACTACCGGACCGACGTCTTCACCGAACTCGGCCTGCAGCCGCCGAAGACACTGGCCGAGCTGACCGAGACCGCCCGCAAGATCCGCCAGTCGAAGCCGGACCTGTACGGCATCGCCGTCGGCGGCAAGTACATCTACGCCGCGTTCCCGTACATCTGGGCCAACGGCGGTGAACTGGCCAAGCAGGACGGTGACAAGTGGACCTCGGGGCTCACCGACCCGAAGGCGCGTGACGGCCTCAAGCAGTACGCCGAGCTGCTCAAGGACGACATCTGCCCGCCTGCCGCGTGCGCGCAGCTGACCGGTAGCCAGTCCGTCGCCCAGTTCGCCGGTGGCAAGGCCGCGATGACGATCGGTGGCGACTTCAACCGCAAGGCCGTCGAGGCAGGCGTGGTGAAGGGCAAGTACGCCGTCGTCCCGTTGCCGGGCAAGGACGCGGGCTCGCTGGCCCCGCCGTTCGCCGGTGGCAACCTGCTCGGCGTGTTCGGCGCGAGCAAGAAGTACACGCTGTCGCTGGAGTTCATCAAGCTGCTCGGCGGCAAGAAGTACCAGCAGAAGATGTACACCGCGATGGGCAACCTGCCGACGTTCAAGGACGTCCAGGAGCAGGTCGCCAGTGCCGACAAGTTCGTCGAGCCGTTCGTGAAGGCCGCGCAGAGCGGCACGAAGTTCGTCCCGGCCACACCCGCGTGGACGAAGATCGACGCGCAGAACATCATCCCGACCGCGATCCAGCAGGTCGCCACGGGCGGTCAGTCCGTCGACGCGGCAACGGACGCGGCGGCGGGTGAGATGAACAAGGCGTTCGGTAGCTGA
- a CDS encoding bifunctional 4-hydroxy-2-oxoglutarate aldolase/2-dehydro-3-deoxy-phosphogluconate aldolase: MDLIAELSAWRSLCIIRAPEIADPVGLGSTLVEAGLPIVEFSFTTPNAPALMAQAAKVDGLILGAGTVMSEQNARDAINAGAKFLLTPGLRPKVVAEATRRGVPVVLGAMTPTEVADAVDMGATAVKVFPAARLGPDYFKDLHGPYPGTPLVATGGLNAANAAEYLEAGALAVTAGSGVVSPALAAESRLAEIRQRASEFVDAVALAKRH, translated from the coding sequence ATGGATCTCATCGCCGAGCTGAGTGCGTGGCGTTCGCTGTGCATCATCCGGGCTCCGGAGATCGCCGATCCGGTGGGCCTGGGCTCGACCCTGGTCGAGGCGGGCCTGCCGATCGTGGAGTTCTCCTTCACCACGCCGAACGCACCGGCACTGATGGCACAGGCTGCCAAAGTGGACGGTCTGATCCTCGGCGCGGGCACGGTGATGAGCGAGCAGAACGCCCGTGACGCGATCAACGCGGGCGCGAAGTTCCTGCTGACGCCCGGTCTGCGGCCGAAGGTCGTTGCCGAGGCGACCAGGCGGGGTGTGCCGGTCGTGCTCGGGGCGATGACCCCGACCGAGGTGGCCGACGCTGTGGACATGGGCGCCACAGCGGTCAAGGTGTTCCCGGCGGCGCGGCTGGGTCCGGACTACTTCAAGGACCTGCACGGCCCGTACCCGGGAACTCCACTGGTGGCGACGGGCGGTCTGAACGCCGCCAACGCCGCGGAGTACCTGGAAGCCGGAGCGCTCGCGGTCACCGCGGGCAGCGGCGTGGTCTCCCCCGCACTGGCCGCCGAGTCGAGGTTGGCCGAGATCCGGCAGCGGGCCAGCGAGTTCGTCGACGCCGTCGCACTGGCCAAGCGTCACTGA
- a CDS encoding N-acyl-D-amino-acid deacylase family protein: MDIAFRGATVVDGTGAPRYRADVGVQAGRIAEIATGRRLDATRVVDATGLVLAPGFIDMHSHSDLQVLAKPDHLAKVSQGVTSEVYGQDGLSYAPVNDETLAGLRAQLAGWNDDPAGFDWNWRSVGEYLDRLDQGIAVNAAYLLPQGTIRMMVVGWEARPPTESEMDRMKEIVAQGLAEGAMGLSSGLTYTPGMYADTAELVALCEVTGKLGGYYSPHHRSYGAGALEAYAEMVDVSRRSGCPLHLAHATMNFPVNKGRGVELLALLDEAIADGCDITLDTYPYLPGATYLSALLPSWSTEGGPDAAIARMSDPDTRERIRADLEENGSDGCHGVPVDWDSIEINGVRRDANLHLVGHSVAESARTAGRPPAELYFDVLIDERMGTSCLMHVGHEDNVRAIMKHPAHTGGSDGILVGERPHPRSWGTFPRYLARYVRELGVLELEECVAHLTGRAANRLRLPDRGLVREGHAADLVLFDPDTVADTATFDEPRQVATGIPYVLVNGVPVIDDGTHTGATPGHSLRNSV; this comes from the coding sequence ATGGACATCGCCTTCCGCGGCGCGACGGTCGTCGACGGGACCGGCGCGCCGCGCTACCGGGCCGACGTCGGCGTGCAGGCGGGCCGGATCGCCGAGATCGCGACCGGCCGAAGACTGGACGCCACGCGCGTGGTCGACGCGACCGGCCTGGTCCTCGCGCCCGGCTTCATCGACATGCACTCGCACTCCGACTTGCAGGTGCTGGCCAAGCCCGACCACCTGGCCAAGGTCTCGCAGGGCGTGACCAGCGAGGTGTACGGCCAGGACGGGCTGTCGTATGCGCCCGTCAACGACGAGACGCTGGCCGGACTGCGGGCACAGCTGGCCGGCTGGAACGACGACCCGGCCGGGTTCGACTGGAACTGGCGCAGCGTCGGCGAATACCTCGACCGCCTCGACCAGGGCATCGCGGTGAACGCGGCGTACCTGCTGCCGCAGGGCACGATCCGGATGATGGTGGTCGGCTGGGAGGCGCGGCCACCGACAGAGTCCGAAATGGACAGGATGAAGGAGATCGTCGCACAGGGTCTCGCCGAAGGCGCGATGGGCCTGTCCTCCGGGTTGACCTACACCCCGGGGATGTACGCCGACACCGCGGAACTGGTCGCGTTGTGCGAGGTCACCGGCAAGCTCGGCGGTTACTACAGCCCGCACCACCGCAGCTACGGCGCAGGCGCGCTGGAGGCGTACGCCGAGATGGTCGACGTCTCGCGGCGCTCCGGCTGCCCGCTGCACCTGGCGCACGCCACGATGAACTTCCCGGTCAACAAGGGCCGTGGCGTGGAACTGCTGGCCCTGCTGGACGAGGCGATCGCCGACGGCTGCGACATCACGCTCGACACGTACCCGTACCTGCCCGGTGCGACGTACCTGAGCGCGTTGCTGCCGAGCTGGTCGACCGAGGGCGGGCCGGACGCCGCGATCGCCAGGATGTCCGATCCGGACACCCGGGAGCGGATCCGCGCCGATCTGGAGGAGAACGGGTCCGACGGCTGCCACGGCGTGCCGGTCGACTGGGATTCCATCGAGATCAACGGTGTCCGCAGGGACGCGAACCTGCACCTGGTCGGGCACAGTGTCGCCGAGTCGGCCCGCACCGCCGGGCGGCCACCGGCGGAGTTGTACTTCGACGTGTTGATCGACGAGCGGATGGGTACCTCGTGCCTGATGCACGTCGGCCACGAGGACAACGTCCGCGCGATCATGAAACACCCGGCGCACACCGGCGGCAGCGACGGGATCCTGGTCGGCGAACGCCCGCACCCGCGGTCGTGGGGCACGTTTCCGCGCTACCTCGCCCGGTACGTGCGTGAGCTGGGCGTGCTCGAGCTGGAGGAGTGCGTGGCGCACCTGACCGGCCGGGCCGCCAATCGTTTGCGCCTGCCGGATCGGGGTCTCGTCCGTGAGGGCCACGCCGCCGACCTGGTGCTGTTCGACCCGGACACGGTCGCCGACACCGCGACTTTCGACGAGCCGCGCCAGGTCGCGACTGGTATTCCATACGTGCTCGTCAACGGTGTGCCGGTGATCGACGACGGGACGCACACCGGCGCCACGCCCGGCCACTCGTTGCGAAACAGTGTTTGA
- a CDS encoding sugar kinase, translating to MALFVPGEPGPVDQVRTWIRTVGGAESNVACNLAMLGLRAKWVSAVGQDAFGQAVVAAVESNGVDVSGVVIDPVRPTGLYIKESNAGGSPVRYYRRGSAASGMGPSLLDQLDLHVRVLHLTGITAALSDSCLDLMRALVAVPRETFRLSFDLNWRPKLWPGRDPSVLRELANAADIALVGDDEALAVWNTSDPAEIRRILPDPPTLVIKHGSRGATLIEGGTQLFQPALRVDVVEPVGAGDAFAAGFLAATLAGASPEHRLRSGHLQAATTLRTHDDVGTPLPSELVTSLLNADADAWAAAHLTEQGVLQA from the coding sequence ATGGCGCTGTTCGTGCCGGGGGAGCCGGGACCGGTGGACCAGGTCCGCACGTGGATCCGGACCGTCGGCGGCGCCGAGTCCAATGTGGCCTGCAACCTGGCCATGCTCGGTCTGCGCGCGAAGTGGGTCAGCGCCGTCGGCCAGGACGCCTTCGGTCAGGCCGTGGTCGCCGCGGTCGAGTCGAACGGCGTGGACGTCTCGGGTGTCGTGATCGACCCCGTCCGGCCCACCGGGCTCTACATCAAGGAGAGCAACGCGGGCGGCAGCCCGGTCCGCTACTACCGCCGCGGTTCGGCCGCGTCCGGGATGGGCCCTTCGCTGCTGGACCAGCTCGACCTGCACGTCCGCGTCCTGCACCTGACAGGCATCACGGCCGCGTTGTCCGACTCGTGTCTCGACCTGATGCGCGCGCTGGTCGCGGTGCCGCGGGAGACGTTCCGGCTGTCGTTCGACCTGAACTGGCGGCCGAAGCTGTGGCCCGGCCGCGACCCGTCCGTGCTGCGGGAACTGGCCAACGCGGCGGACATCGCCCTGGTCGGCGACGACGAGGCGCTGGCCGTGTGGAACACGAGCGACCCCGCGGAGATCCGGCGCATCCTGCCGGACCCGCCGACGCTCGTGATCAAGCACGGCTCACGCGGCGCGACCCTGATCGAGGGCGGCACCCAGCTTTTTCAGCCCGCCCTGCGCGTCGACGTCGTCGAGCCCGTCGGCGCGGGCGACGCCTTCGCGGCCGGGTTCCTGGCCGCGACCTTGGCAGGCGCGTCCCCGGAACACAGACTTCGCTCCGGGCACCTGCAAGCCGCCACGACACTGCGGACGCACGACGACGTCGGCACACCGCTGCCGTCCGAGCTGGTCACCTCATTGCTCAACGCGGACGCGGACGCGTGGGCCGCCGCTCACCTCACCGAGCAGGGAGTCTTACAAGCATGA
- a CDS encoding RidA family protein, producing MARTFIHPEGTVQPAVPLSHGVRKGNILQVAGQVAFDQQGEVVGTTVAEQTRQVLANVKRVLEAGGASFDDVVMFRAYLTDVAHFGEFNEAYAEVLGSDFPARTTVYVGLPPGLLVEIDALAVVD from the coding sequence ATGGCCAGGACCTTCATCCACCCCGAGGGCACCGTGCAGCCGGCGGTGCCGCTGTCGCACGGGGTGCGGAAGGGCAACATCCTCCAGGTCGCCGGCCAGGTGGCGTTCGACCAGCAGGGCGAGGTCGTCGGTACGACGGTGGCCGAGCAGACCCGCCAGGTCCTCGCGAACGTCAAGCGGGTGCTGGAAGCGGGCGGCGCCTCGTTCGACGACGTCGTGATGTTCCGCGCGTACCTGACCGACGTCGCCCACTTCGGCGAGTTCAACGAGGCCTACGCCGAGGTTCTCGGCTCGGACTTCCCGGCGCGCACCACGGTCTACGTCGGCCTGCCGCCCGGCCTGCTCGTCGAGATCGACGCGCTGGCCGTTGTGGACTGA
- a CDS encoding GntP family permease codes for MVDWLQHTTGGLLTLAAVGIALLLAMIIAWKVEPFIALLIVGVGTALAAGIPVETLVGSIQSSNSGSLIETGFGNILGHIAVIIGMGTFLGAILEASGGAQVLTRKLLQAFGEKRAALAMGLAGLIFGIPVFFDIGIFVLAPLVYVVAKQSGKSILLFCLPLLAGLSVTHAFLPPHPGPVAAAGLLGVGLGWVILFGAICALPAWGVGLWFANRIGNRIHIDVPEEMLEAAKAGRRQDGPGTATAPAEPKLGTVVTIIAIPLVLILIGTFGSIILPKKSVAAGIATFFGTPAIALTISVLLAFWLLGYRRGMTRSEVSTIANASLKPVAMILLVVGAGAFYGRVLTVSGIGKAVQSSLADIGLPVLVAAYLISCGLRIAQGSATAAIAASAAIVGPTIANAGYTQPQLALIVAAICAGSIIASHVNDGGFWIVSRYFGISVKDTLKTWTVLETILSVVAFAVAAVLMIFI; via the coding sequence ATGGTGGACTGGTTGCAACACACGACAGGCGGGCTGCTCACGCTCGCCGCGGTCGGTATCGCACTGCTGCTGGCAATGATCATCGCGTGGAAGGTCGAGCCCTTCATCGCGTTGCTGATCGTCGGTGTCGGTACCGCGCTCGCCGCGGGCATCCCGGTGGAGACCCTGGTCGGCTCCATCCAGTCGAGCAACTCGGGCTCGCTGATCGAGACCGGGTTCGGCAACATCCTCGGCCACATCGCGGTCATCATCGGCATGGGTACGTTCCTCGGCGCCATCCTGGAGGCGTCCGGCGGAGCGCAGGTGCTGACCCGCAAGCTGCTGCAGGCGTTCGGCGAGAAGCGGGCCGCGCTGGCGATGGGCCTGGCCGGGTTGATCTTCGGTATCCCGGTGTTCTTCGACATCGGCATCTTCGTGCTCGCGCCGCTGGTGTACGTGGTGGCCAAGCAGTCGGGCAAGTCGATCCTGCTGTTCTGCCTGCCGCTGCTGGCCGGCCTGTCGGTGACGCACGCGTTCCTGCCGCCGCACCCCGGCCCGGTCGCCGCGGCCGGGCTGCTCGGTGTCGGGCTCGGCTGGGTGATCCTGTTCGGCGCGATCTGCGCGCTCCCGGCGTGGGGTGTCGGGCTGTGGTTCGCCAACCGGATCGGCAACCGGATCCACATCGACGTGCCGGAGGAGATGCTGGAGGCCGCGAAGGCCGGTCGCAGGCAGGACGGGCCGGGCACCGCGACGGCACCGGCCGAGCCGAAGCTGGGCACGGTCGTCACGATCATCGCGATCCCGCTCGTGCTGATCCTGATCGGCACGTTCGGCAGCATCATCCTGCCGAAGAAGTCGGTCGCCGCCGGGATCGCCACGTTCTTCGGCACGCCGGCGATCGCGCTGACGATCTCGGTGCTGCTGGCGTTCTGGCTGCTGGGCTACCGCCGCGGGATGACGCGCAGCGAGGTCTCCACGATCGCCAACGCCTCACTCAAGCCGGTCGCGATGATCCTGCTGGTCGTCGGCGCCGGTGCGTTCTACGGCCGGGTGCTGACCGTCAGCGGGATCGGCAAGGCCGTGCAGTCGTCGCTCGCGGACATCGGCCTGCCGGTGCTCGTCGCGGCGTACCTGATCTCGTGCGGTCTGCGGATCGCACAGGGTTCGGCCACCGCGGCGATCGCGGCGTCGGCGGCCATCGTCGGCCCGACCATCGCCAACGCGGGCTACACCCAACCTCAACTGGCGCTCATCGTCGCCGCCATCTGCGCCGGTTCGATCATCGCCTCGCACGTCAACGACGGCGGGTTCTGGATCGTGTCCAGGTACTTCGGCATCTCCGTCAAGGACACGCTGAAGACCTGGACAGTGCTGGAAACCATCTTGTCCGTCGTCGCCTTCGCGGTGGCGGCGGTCTTGATGATCTTCATCTAG